The following coding sequences are from one Salvia hispanica cultivar TCC Black 2014 chromosome 3, UniMelb_Shisp_WGS_1.0, whole genome shotgun sequence window:
- the LOC125213155 gene encoding cellulose synthase-like protein G3 — MKSATTTPPLHSLHPLPRRHFNRLFAAAYTAALSFLLYHHSLKLLHSTSPISLLISLSLLISDLILAFMWSTSQAFRMNPVHRHENLEKALDRRDFPGLDIFICTADPYKEPPIDVINTALSVMAYDYPAEKLSVYVSDDGGSELTMFAFMEAARFGRLWLPFCRENKVTQRCPHAYFSSTYDLTAKTLEIKMMYESMKMKVESVVAKGKVSDEYISSEEESQILNQYRTKDFSRQNHPPIIQVLLNSKKDVDTCGEPMPNLVYISREKSKGSPHHFKAGALNALLRVSATMTNSPIILTLDCDMYSNDPTTAQRVLCYFLDRSKPTGPNYAYVQFPQRYHGLNKDDIYASEHKRLFLVNSMGLDGLKGPNYVGTGCFFHRRAFFGGPYSYVPPEAPELSPDYIVDKPINGKEVLGKAHQVAGCYYENQTSWGSKIGFRYGSLVEDYYTGYRLQCEGWKSAFCNPSRAAFLGDIPITINDVLNQVKRWSVGLLEVAFSKYSPLTYGSRTMGILMGLGYAHYSLWPIWSIPITIYALVPSLALLQGLPIFAKVSEPWFLLYAFLFLGSYGQDCFDFISTHGTSRRWWSDQRMWLMRAPSAFCFGTVEYISKCLGMETHGFNVTSKVMEDEQSQRYDNGIFEFGVASSPMFLPLASLATLNLVAFLAGFVRTFHDGAFDTFFIQMFIAGFGVLNSFPIYGAMFLRRDSGRMPINTTLTSTLIVGTLFVLFNKIHV, encoded by the exons ATGAAGAGCGCCACCACAACGCCGCCACTCCACTCTCTCCACCCACTCCCGCGCCGCCACTTCAACCGCCTATTCGCAGCAGCCTACACCGCCGCCCTATCCTTCCTCCTCTACCACCACTCCCTCAAACTCCTCCACTCCACCTCCCCAATCTCCCTCCTCATCTCCCTCTCCCTCCTAATCTCCGACCTTATTCTAGCCTTCATGTGGTCCACATCGCAGGCCTTCCGCATGAACCCGGTCCACCGACACGAGAACCTCGAAAAGGCGCTGGACCGGAGGGATTTCCCGGGGTTGGACATATTCATATGCACGGCGGATCCCTACAAGGAACCCCCAATCGACGTCATCAACACGGCGTTGTCGGTCATGGCGTATGACTACCCGGCCGAGAAGCTGTCGGTGTACGTGTCGGACGACGGGGGATCCGAGCTGACCATGTTTGCCTTCATGGAGGCGGCGAGGTTTGGGAGGCTTTGGCTGCCGttttgtagagagaataaagtaacaCAGAGATGTCCACATGCGTATTTTAGCTCCACTTATGATCTAACCGCCAAGACCCTCGAAATCAAG ATGATGTATGAGAGCATGAAGATGAAGGTGGAAAGTGTGGTTGCAAAAGGTAAAGTGAGTGATGAATACATTTCAAGTGAAGAAGAGAGTCAAATTTTGAATCAATATAGGACCAAAGATTTTAGTCGACAAAATCATCCCCCTATCATTCAAGTGCTATTAAACTCTAAGAAAGATGTGGACACTTGTGGTGAGCCTATGCCAAATCTTGTATACATCTCTAGAGAGAAGAGCAAGGGAAGCCCACACCACTTCAAGGCCGGTGCCCTCAACGCGCTC CTTCGAGTGTCGGCCACCATGACCAACTCACCAATCATCCTAACATTGGATTGTGACATGTACTCAAACGATCCCACAACGGCCCAAAGAGTGTTGTGCTACTTCTTGGACCGGTCTAAGCCCACTGGACCAAACTATGCATATGTCCAATTCCCGCAACGGTACCATGGGCTCAACAAGGACGATATATATGCTTCCGAGCACAAGCGCCTCTTTCTAGTAAACTCAATGGGCCTTGATGGTCTAAAGGGGCCCAATTATGTCGGGACAGGATGTTTTTTCCACCGACGGGCCTTCTTTGGAGGCCCGTACTCATACGTACCTCCTGAGGCCCCGGAGCTCAGCCCGGATTATATTGTTGATAAGCCCATCAATGGCAAAGAAGTTCTTGGGAAGGCCCATCAAGTTGCAGGGTGCTATTATGAAAACCAAACGAGTTGGGGTTCCAAG ATTGGTTTCCGATATGGATCACTGGTAGAGGATTACTACACAGGATATCGGCTTCAATGCGAAGGTTGGAAGTCAGCATTTTGTAATCCAAGTAGGGCGGCATTTTTGGGCGATATTCCTATCACTATAAATGATGTTCTAAACCAGGTGAAGAGATGGTCGGTTGGGCTTTTAGAGGTTGCATTTTCCAAGTATAGCCCACTAACATATGGTTCAAGGACTATGGGTATCTTAATGGGCCTTGGTTATGCACACTATTCTCTTTGGCCCATTTGGTCCATCCCAATCACTATTTATGCTTTAGTACCTTCATTGGCCCTCCTTCAAGGGCTTCCCATTTTCGCCAAG GTTTCAGAGCCTTGGTTCTTGCTATatgcatttcttttccttGGATCATACGGCCAAGATTGCTTCGACTTCATATCAACACACGGCACGTCCCGGAGATGGTGGAGCGACCAGAGGATGTGGCTAATGAGGGCGCCTTCGGCCTTCTGTTTCGGAACCGTGGAGTACATAAGCAAGTGTTTGGGTATGGAGACACATGGGTTCAATGTGACTAGCAAAGTGATGGAGGATGAGCAGAGCCAGAGATATGATAATGGGATCTTTGAGTTTGGTGTTGCATCATCACCCATGTTTCTCCCTTTAGCCTCACTTGCCACCTTGAATCTTGTTGCTTTTCTTGCCGGATTCGTTCGCACGTTTCATGATGGAGCGTTCGATACTTTCTTCATCCAGATGTTCATTGCTGGTTTTGGAGTGTTGAATAGCTTCCCCATTTATGGTGCTATGTTTTTGAGGAGGGACAGTGGGAGGATGCCTATCAACACCACCTTAACCTCCACTCTTATAGTAGGAACTCTCTTTGTTCTATTCAACAAAATTCATGTTTGA
- the LOC125213157 gene encoding bZIP transcription factor 68-like isoform X1 yields the protein MSGSDVDKAPKEGKELKEPKTPSSQEQTSSASGAVPADWSGFQTYSPLPPHGFLASSPQAHPYMWGVQFTTWPFVNIVCFLVACLLWSLQQFIPPYGTPPHPYVAMYPHGGIYAHPTMAPGSYPFSPFAMPSPNGIAEASCNVPGNMEVDGKPSEGKGKLPIKRSKGSLGSLNMITGKNDEPGKTSGATENGADPKSAGTASEGSSEGSDENSQNESQEKSSGRPDSAEPPQSRGAPNNSQNGASHAIPNQAMAMVPIPAPAVGAVSGVPGPTTNLNIGMDYWGGAQSCAMPGMRGKVPAAPVAGGIPPTASRENVQSQLWIQDERELKRQRRKQSNRESARRSRLRKQAECDELAQRAEKLKEENAALRAKMAHMESEYEQLVAQNASLKERLGEVSGEDDPRCSRGEQRASNNDAQ from the exons ATGAGTGGCAGTGATGTAGATAAAGCTCCCAAAGAAGGGAAGGAACTAAAGGAGCCAAAAACCCCTTCTTCTCAG GAACAGACTTCCTCTGCATCTGGTGCAGTTCCTGCCGATTGGTCTGGGTTTCAG ACATATTCTCCTTTGCCTCCACATGGGTTCTTAGCATCGAGTCCGCAGGCACACCCCTACATGTGGGGAGTTCAG TTCACTACTTGGCCCTTTGTAAACATAGTTTGTTTCTTAGTTGCATGCTTACTCTGGTCTTTGCAGCAATTCATTCCACCCTATGGCACTCCACCACATCCATACGTCGCCATGTATCCCCATGGGGGCATATATGCCCATCCGACTATGGCTCCG GGATCTTATCCTTTTAGTCCTTTTGCTATGCCTTCTCCTAATGGTATTGCTGAAGCCTCA TGCAATGTTCCAGGAAACATGGAGGTAGATGGAAAGCCATCTGAGGGAAAGGGAAAACTGCCTATCAAAAGATCGAAGGGAAGTTTGGGCAGTTTAAATATGATCACGGGGAAGAACGACGAACCTGGAAAAACATCAGGTGCCACAGAAAATGGTGCGGACCCTAAAAG TGCTGGAACTGCAAGTGAAGGTTCTAGTGAAGGAAGTGACGAAAATTCTCAAAAT GAATCTCAGGAAAAGTCTAGTGGCAGGCCAGATTCTG CTGAACCACCTCAGAGTAGGGGTGCACCTAATAATTCTCAAAATGGTGCATCTCATGCAATACCAAATCAAGCTATGGCTATGGTGCCGATTCCAGCACCGGCAGTGGGTGCTGTTAGTGGTGTTCCAGGTCCCACTACCAACTTAAATATTGGAATGGATTACTGGGGTGGTGCCCAATCATGTGCTATGCCTGGAATGCGAGGAAAGGTCCCTGCTGCTCCAGTCGCTGGAGGAATTCCCCCTACAGCCTCAAGAGAAAATGTGCAGTCACAACTTTGGATTCAG GATGAAAGGGAGCTTAAAAGACAGAGAAGAAAGCAGTCAAACCGGGAATCTGCTCGTAGATCCAGATTGCGGAAGCAG GCGGAATGCGATGAACTGGCCCAGCGTGCTGAAAAGTTGAAAGAGGAAAATGCAGCTCTTAGGGCTAAAATGGCACATATGGAGAGCGAGTATGAGCAACTTGTTGCTCAGAATGCATCTTTAAAG GAGAGACTTGGCGAAGTTAGTGGCGAGGATGATCCTAGGTGCAGTAGGGGCGAGCAACGGGCTAGCAACAACGATGCTCAGTAA
- the LOC125213157 gene encoding bZIP transcription factor 16-like isoform X2, whose translation MSGSDVDKAPKEGKELKEPKTPSSQEQTSSASGAVPADWSGFQTYSPLPPHGFLASSPQAHPYMWGVQQFIPPYGTPPHPYVAMYPHGGIYAHPTMAPGSYPFSPFAMPSPNGIAEASCNVPGNMEVDGKPSEGKGKLPIKRSKGSLGSLNMITGKNDEPGKTSGATENGADPKSAGTASEGSSEGSDENSQNESQEKSSGRPDSAEPPQSRGAPNNSQNGASHAIPNQAMAMVPIPAPAVGAVSGVPGPTTNLNIGMDYWGGAQSCAMPGMRGKVPAAPVAGGIPPTASRENVQSQLWIQDERELKRQRRKQSNRESARRSRLRKQAECDELAQRAEKLKEENAALRAKMAHMESEYEQLVAQNASLKERLGEVSGEDDPRCSRGEQRASNNDAQ comes from the exons ATGAGTGGCAGTGATGTAGATAAAGCTCCCAAAGAAGGGAAGGAACTAAAGGAGCCAAAAACCCCTTCTTCTCAG GAACAGACTTCCTCTGCATCTGGTGCAGTTCCTGCCGATTGGTCTGGGTTTCAG ACATATTCTCCTTTGCCTCCACATGGGTTCTTAGCATCGAGTCCGCAGGCACACCCCTACATGTGGGGAGTTCAG CAATTCATTCCACCCTATGGCACTCCACCACATCCATACGTCGCCATGTATCCCCATGGGGGCATATATGCCCATCCGACTATGGCTCCG GGATCTTATCCTTTTAGTCCTTTTGCTATGCCTTCTCCTAATGGTATTGCTGAAGCCTCA TGCAATGTTCCAGGAAACATGGAGGTAGATGGAAAGCCATCTGAGGGAAAGGGAAAACTGCCTATCAAAAGATCGAAGGGAAGTTTGGGCAGTTTAAATATGATCACGGGGAAGAACGACGAACCTGGAAAAACATCAGGTGCCACAGAAAATGGTGCGGACCCTAAAAG TGCTGGAACTGCAAGTGAAGGTTCTAGTGAAGGAAGTGACGAAAATTCTCAAAAT GAATCTCAGGAAAAGTCTAGTGGCAGGCCAGATTCTG CTGAACCACCTCAGAGTAGGGGTGCACCTAATAATTCTCAAAATGGTGCATCTCATGCAATACCAAATCAAGCTATGGCTATGGTGCCGATTCCAGCACCGGCAGTGGGTGCTGTTAGTGGTGTTCCAGGTCCCACTACCAACTTAAATATTGGAATGGATTACTGGGGTGGTGCCCAATCATGTGCTATGCCTGGAATGCGAGGAAAGGTCCCTGCTGCTCCAGTCGCTGGAGGAATTCCCCCTACAGCCTCAAGAGAAAATGTGCAGTCACAACTTTGGATTCAG GATGAAAGGGAGCTTAAAAGACAGAGAAGAAAGCAGTCAAACCGGGAATCTGCTCGTAGATCCAGATTGCGGAAGCAG GCGGAATGCGATGAACTGGCCCAGCGTGCTGAAAAGTTGAAAGAGGAAAATGCAGCTCTTAGGGCTAAAATGGCACATATGGAGAGCGAGTATGAGCAACTTGTTGCTCAGAATGCATCTTTAAAG GAGAGACTTGGCGAAGTTAGTGGCGAGGATGATCCTAGGTGCAGTAGGGGCGAGCAACGGGCTAGCAACAACGATGCTCAGTAA
- the LOC125210139 gene encoding LOW QUALITY PROTEIN: protein IWS1 homolog 1-like (The sequence of the model RefSeq protein was modified relative to this genomic sequence to represent the inferred CDS: deleted 1 base in 1 codon) encodes MRGLRDEEADPEMWDTVAGGDSEEDQDGVRTMYDHNFIHDSGAHRYGSDNENSPSRAPQAEEGEEYAEINEFFKIGKKRKKTEKSAAEVALLVESVMAELEVVAEEDAELNQQGKPAINKLKKLSLLTDVLSKKQLQQEFLDHGVLTLLKNWLEPLPDGSLPNINIRAAVLRILFDIPINLDQFGRREQLKKSGIGKVIMFLSKSDEETTDNRKLARELVHKWSRLIFNKSTRFEEMKNFEDERVMRRPTLKKVMSKGSGMPSADYDIDLSKESPKGLKSAHSSSNQHASRPEAMLMDFLVRPQSKVDPDVVRARAKQVIQDQHRAKMNTKLQQLKGPKRKQLQATKLSVEGRGMVKYL; translated from the exons ATGA GAGGACTGAGGGATGAGGAAGCTGATCCGGAAATGTGGGACACAGTCGCGGGTGGTGATTCTGAG GAGGATCAAGATGGCGTTAGGACCATGTATGATCATAACTTCATTCATGACAGTGGTGCTCATCGATATGGAAGTGACAATGAAAACTCTCCAAGTCGTGCTCCCCAG GctgaagaaggagaagaataTGCAGAAATAAACGAGTTCTTCAAAATTggcaagaaaagaaagaaaactgaaaaaagTGCTGCCGAGGTTGCTCTCCTCGTTGAAAGTGTTATGGCGGAACTGGAGGTGGTTGCCGAGGAAGATGCTGAACTTAATCAGCAGGGAAAACCTGCCATAAACAAATTGAAGAAGTTATCCCTTCTCACAGATGTCCTATCAAA AAAACAACTCCAGCAAGAATTTCTGGATCATGGAGTTTTGACTCTCCTGAAGAACTGGCTCGAGCCTCTACCTGATGGGAGTTTGCCAAACATCAACATCCGTGCTGCAGTTCTCAGGATTCTGTTTGAT ATTCCAATTAATTTGGATCAGTTTGGTCGAAGAGaacaattaaagaaaagtggCATTGGAAAG GTCATTATGTTTTTGTCGAAGTCAGATGAGGAGACTACAGACAACCGGAAACTTGCTAGAGAATTGGTTCACAAATGG AGCCGTCTAATTTTCAACAAGAGCACAAGGTTTGAGGAGATGAAGAACTTTGAGGATGAAAGAGTTATGAGGCGGCCTACTCTCaaaaa ggtgATGAGTAAAGGATCAGGAATGCCATCTGCAGACTATGACATTGATTTATCAAAAGAATCTCCCAA GGGGTTAAAATCTGCCCATTCATCA TCTAATCAGCATGCTTCTAGGCCAGAAGCAATGTTgatggattttttggtccgtCCTCAGTCCAAGGTTGATCCAGATGTAGTGAGAGCTCGGGCTAAACAAGTGATACAAGATCAGCATCGTGCGAAG ATGAACACGAAGCTGCAGCAGTTGAAAGGGCCAAAGAGAAAGCAGCTACAGGCTACAAAGCTCAGTGTTGAAGGCCGTGGTATGGTGAAATATCTCTAG
- the LOC125216439 gene encoding 2-(3-amino-3-carboxypropyl)histidine synthase subunit 1, with amino-acid sequence MAEPIASNQLVQPPPKPRPKRFVKNQIPDSLLNDAALNAAISLLPANYNFEIHKIIWRARSSNATRVALQFPEGLLMYSLVISDILATFAAVTHCFILGDVTYGACCVDDLSARALDVHLLVHFGHSCLVPIDSTTVPVLYIFVEIAINTRKLLHELNFNFSPDQISNFVMAGTIQFSNAIRVVKPELEKLGFRVLIPQSKPLSAGEVLGCTAPSVKIQDCAGKDNVIIFVADGRFHLEAFMIANPDIKAFRYDPYLGKLFLEEYDHVGMKENRRKAIERAKGAKTWGIVLGTLGRQGNAAVLNRLEGKMRDKGLDFMVVLISELSPKKIELFGDAVEAWVQIACPRLSIDWGDAFKKPLLTSFEAEIALGDLPGWWERKLESSDSSECGQNEGCCGNGNMQKGVDYPMDYYAQDGGDWNSSYSKKLARNRGKKDQCCNGNSVRC; translated from the coding sequence aTGGCTGAACCAATCGCCTCCAACCAATTAGTGCAGCCTCCTCCAAAACCGCGACCTAAGCGCTTCGTGAAGAACCAAATCCCCGACTCCCTCCTCAACGACGCCGCGCTCAACGCCGCCATCTCCCTCCTCCCAGCCAACTACAATTTCGAGATTCACAAAATTATCTGGCGCGCGCGCTCCTCCAACGCCACCCGCGTCGCTCTCCAGTTCCCGGAGGGCCTCCTCATGTACTCGCTCGTCATCTCCGACATCCTCGCCACCTTCGCCGCCGTCACCCACTGCTTCATCCTCGGCGACGTCACCTACGGCGCCTGCTGCGTCGACGACCTCTCCGCGCGCGCGCTCGACGTCCACCTCCTCGTCCACTTCGGCCACAGCTGCCTGGTACCCATCGATTCCACCACCGTCCCCGTGCTCTACATCTTCGTCGAGATCGCAATCAACACGCGGAAGCTCCTCCACGagctcaatttcaatttcagcCCTGATCAGATCAGTAATTTTGTCATGGCTGGAACTATTCAATTTTCCAATGCGATCCGTGTGGTGAAGCCGGAGCTGGagaaattagggtttagggttttgattccGCAATCGAAGCCCCTTTCTGCGGGAGAAGTCCTCGGGTGCACTGCACCGAGCGTGAAGATACAAGACTGTGCGGGAAAGGATAATGTGATTATATTTGTGGCGGATGGAAGGTTCCATTTGGAGGCGTTTATGATTGCAAATCCGGATATAAAGGCTTTTAGATATGATCCTTATTTGGGGAAGCTGTTCTTGGAGGAGTATGATCACGTGGGGATGAAGGAGAATAGGAGAAAGGCAATAGAGAGAGCAAAGGGGGCGAAAACTTGGGGTATTGTATTGGGGACGTTAGGCAGGCAAGGGAATGCTGCTGTGTTGAACAGGTTGGAAGGGAAAATGAGGGATAAAGGTTTGGATTTTATGGTGGTTTTGATATCCGAATTGTCGCCTAAGAAGATTGAGCTGTTCGGGGATGCAGTGGAGGCTTGGGTTCAGATTGCATGTCCCAGACTGTCTATTGATTGGGGCGATGCGTTTAAGAAGCCGTTGTTGACATCCTTTGAGGCTGAGATTGCACTCGGGGATTTGCCTGGGTGGTGGGAGAGAAAATTAGAGTCTAGTGACAGTTCAGAATGTGGCCAGAATGAAGGTTGTTGTGGAAATGGCAATATGCAAAAGGGTGTGGATTATCCAATGGATTATTATGCACAGGATGGAGGGGATTGGAATTCTTCTTACTCAAAGAAGCTTGCTCGTAATCGTGGGAAAAAAGATCAGTGTTGCAATGGAAATAGTGTGAGAtgttaa
- the LOC125212050 gene encoding uncharacterized protein LOC125212050: protein MATTTTAASKFEHDRARDMWWRCLASAFRTALACTIVGVATLYGPAYISRHVSFPAFSYVTVILIVTDATLGDTLRGCWLALYATALGVFPAILSLWLIGPGRLTTPTTSAVVAVSAFVVALPESTHLVAKRIALGQIVLVYVIAYVIGGRTEPVMHPLHLAASTALGTAACVLALLLPFPCLAYWQVTENCKLYIDNASKRLKLFITAFSAHDKASPKALICQAKALTKPANKYLHCIKSKEESMQWEREPIKFLKSYKKNPGEPLQGLETILRGMENALENCSDFPVAFMNDAQLKHDLSCIEEQIMNQVSNMALQNSVLPQPDDDEEQNKFLQTLQPTSLSLNDLPSLFFVFCLKLLHSKPSPNQTKTPKESEKVNQPFLVKLWNTKPTLINRGRLMPALKCSLSLGLAVFFGLLYSKENGFWSGLPVAISLASSREATFKVANIKAQGTVFGTVYGVIGCFVFESYVKIRFVSLLPWFIFSSFLRQSRMYGQAGGVSAIIGALLILGRKNFGTPSEFAIARITETFIGLSCSIMVDILLQPTRASVLAKVQLSASLRSLHEAVEAVSVEYSSGLEERIRKLRADVIELGKLIEEAQAEPNFWFLPFHGACYAKLNLSLLKIVDYLYFGSQALGYYEQECRDLSSKTKVEYELKVFKDVVCCGVKCLEEVILVKSVVGLVEGGVDLEMGRPGRDDEEMIKRAVSIVREGGSGEFLSLGALVYCMDGMLKESKEIEKGIREVVQWENPSTQVDLNSIVCKLGALKKSVTT, encoded by the exons ATGGCAACCACCACCACTGCTGCCTCCAAATTCGAACATGATCGCGCTAGGGACATGTGGTGGCGCTGCCTGGCGTCCGCCTTCCGCACGGCGCTGGCGTGCACCATAGTGGGCGTGGCCACCCTCTACGGCCCGGCCTACATCAGCCGCCACGTGTCGTTCCCGGCCTTCTCCTACGTTACTGTCATCCTCATCGTCACCGACGCCACGCTGGGCGACACGCTGCGCGGCTGCTGGCTGGCGCTCTACGCCACCGCGCTCGGCGTCTTCCCGGCCATCCTCAGCCTCTGGCTCATCGGCCCTGGCCGCCTCACCACCCCCACCACCTCCGCGGTAGTCGCGGTCAGCGCCTTTGTCGTCGCGCTTCCCGAGAGCACCCACCTTGTGGCCAAGCGGATAGCCCTCGGACAGATCGTGCTCGTCTACGTCATCGCCTACGTCATCGGCGGCCGCACCGAGCCTGTCATGCACCCGCTCCACCTCGCTGCCAGCACCGCCCTCGGCACGGCCGCCTGCGTTTTGGCCCTCTTGCTGCCCTTCCCTTGCCTTGCCTACTGGCAG GTGACAGAAAACTGCAAGCTGTATATAGATAATGCATCGAAGAGATTGAAACTGTTCATCACGGCGTTCTCTGCACACGACAAGGCATCGCCCAAGGCGTTGATCTGTCAAGCCAAAGCTCTTACCAAGCCAGCAAATAAATATCTTCATTGCATCAAATCCAAAGAA GAAAGCATGCAGTGGGAGAGAGAGCCAATCAAGTTTCTAAAATCATACAAGAAAAATCCAGGAGAGCCATTGCAAGGCCTTGAAACAATCTTGAGAGGGATGGAAAACGCTCTCGAAAACTGCTCCGATTTCCCAGTCGCATTCATGAACGACGCACAACTCAAACACGACTTATCGTGCATCGAAGAGCAAATCATGAACCAAGTGAGCAACATGGCCTTACAAAACTCAGTCCTTCCACAACCCGACGACGACGAAGAACAGAACAAGTTCCTCCAAACACTTCAACCAACATCACTAAGTCTTAACGACTTGCCCTCTCTGTTCTTCGTCTTCTGCCTCAAGCTCCTTCACTCCAAACCATCACCAAATCAGACTAAAACACCGAAAGAGTCAGAAAAAGTGAATCAGCCCTTCCTGGTCAAGCTGTGGAACACCAAACCAACTCTGATAAACAGAGGAAGACTAATGCCAGCACTAAAATGCTCGCTATCGTTAGGATTGGCAGTGTTTTTCGGGCTTTTATACAGCAAGGAAAACGGATTCTGGTCGGGGCTGCCAGTGGCGATAAGCCTCGCCTCATCTAGGGAGGCGACGTTCAAAGTCGCAAACATCAAAGCGCAGGGGACGGTTTTCGGAACAGTGTATGGAGTGATAGGCTGCTTCGTGTTCGAAAGCTACGTAAAGATAAGGTTCGTCTCTCTGCTTCCGTGGTTCATCTTCAGCTCTTTCCTGCGGCAGAGCAGGATGTACGGCCAGGCCGGGGGAGTCTCTGCCATCATCGGCGCCTTGCTGATTCTCGGGAGGAAAAACTTTGGCACTCCTAGCGAATTCGCCATCGCTAGGATCACTGAGACGTTTATCGGGCTGTCATGCTCGATAATGGTGGATATTCTTCTGCAGCCAACCAGGGCTTCTGTCCTGGCAAAAGTGCAGTTATCTGCGAGCCTGCGCTCGTTGCATGAGGCCGTGGAGGCTGTTAGCGTGGAGTACTCGTCGGGATTGGAGGAGAGGATAAGGAAGCTGAGGGCGGATGTGATCGAGCTTGGGAAGTTGATTGAGGAAGCACAGGCCGAGCCGAACTTCTGGTTCTTGCCTTTTCATGGTGCTTGCTATGCGAAGCTGAATTTGTCTCTGTTGAAAATAGTGGATTACTTGTATTTCGGGAGCCAAGCGCTTGGGTATTACGAGCAGGAATGCAGAGATTTGAGTAGTAAGACGAAGGTGGAGTATGAACTAAAGGTGTTCAAGGATGTTGTTTGTTGTGGGGTGAAGTGTCTTGAGGAGGTTATTTTGGTAAAATCGGTGGTGGGGCTCGTGGAGGGCGGGGTTGATCTGGAGATGGGGAGGCCGGGAAGGGACGATGAGGAGATGATTAAGAGGGCGGTGTCGATTGTTAGGGAGGGGGGGAGTGGGGAGTTTTTGAGTTTGGGGGCATTGGTTTATTGCATGGATGGGATGTTGAAAGAGAGCAAAGAGATTGAGAAGGGGATCAGAGAGGTTGTACAGTGGGAGAATCCTTCAACTCAAGTTGATTTGAATAGCATTGTGTGTAAATTAGGTGCTTTGAAGAAAAGTGTAACAACTTGA
- the LOC125217128 gene encoding putative F-box protein At1g23770 produces MGIRFKGKREGCSVDRSFSESGFLRKVFEAEDGDHKLVVIAVHAVMLESGFVGFDARANAVVDGLQLRLGLSYTLPECVVASGEAIKHVVLKFQSLGNYLNVHGTLVNGSAKGGRCLFRVRLNEDELIPLLNLVRANSGVMENVGGEGGVEVLGDREGQVGAAVVD; encoded by the exons ATGGGAATCAGATTTAAAGGAAAAAGAGAGG GTTGTAGTGTAGATAGGTCGTTTTCCGAGTCTGGATTTCTGAGGAAGGTGTTTGAGGCAGAGGATGGTGATCACAAGCTGGTTGTGATCGCAGTCCATGCGGTTATGCTGGAGTCTGGATTTGTAGGTTTTGATGCGAGAGCAAATGCAGTGGTTGATGGGTTGCAGTTGCGGTTGGGTCTGTCCTACACTCTGCCTGAGTGTGTTGTCGCCTCCGGTGAAGCTATTAAGCATGTGGTTTTGAAGTTTCAGAGTTTGGGGAATTACTTGAATGTTCACGGTACATTAGTCAATGGATCAGCCAAGGGAGGGCGCTGCCTTTTTAGGGTGCGATTGAACGAGGACGAATTGATTCCTTTGCTGAACCTTGTGCGGGCGAATAGTGGCGTGATGGAGAATGTAGGTGGAGAAGGAGGTGTTGAGGTTTTGGGGGACCGTGAAGGACAAGTTGGCGCTGCCGTTGTTGATTGA